From a region of the Hymenobacter jejuensis genome:
- a CDS encoding SusC/RagA family TonB-linked outer membrane protein gives MNRIRLFLMLLASVIALTAQGQTRQVTGRVFSGTDKSPLPGVSVVLKGTTTATATDNDGKFTLAVPASGDGVLVFSSIGYDATEARLGSGSTVDVTLKEKTTALNDVVVVGYGTQRKRDVTGSVASVTAEQVAETPIARADQILQGRVSGVQVTQTNSEPGGNVSIRIRGTNSINSGNEPLFVVDGFPGAGDLNSINPSDIESIEVLKDASATAIYGSRGANGVVIITTKKGKAGKNTISFEAYTGISNVRKKYDLMNAPQFASYLNDVQTLNNLENKTTTALPYTQQQIAAMDKGTDWQDAIFRQGRMSNYQLGFNGGNEDTRYNLSFNYFDQQGIILNSGFQRGSVRLNLDKKVSNKINVTFSSQISRTLQKITSVNTNGGSNGGVVLDALRFSPIQPVKDANGDYTFQNQPLPAVEIAGNPVAYAKGSRDNLTTLRGLLNLAGEYQIIEGLKLRIAAGADLFNNQRNQYIPSTVYVGQNTNGSATKASVNNYSWLNENTLTYDRKLNENNALNVVAGLTFQQFVNENYSASANNFFTNALGSDNIGIGANVLTPVSGKNANTLASYFGRVNYRLFERYLFTFTMRADGSSRFGPNNKWGYFPSAAFAYRVIDEPFMQGITSISDLKLRASYGITGNQEIGSYQSLGRYGLNAYTSGTTRLVGLSASNIPNPDLSWESTAASDFGVDIAFLKNRISVTADYYFKKTKDLLLQVSVPQTSGFSNILQNAGSVQNKGFEFSLNTVNFDSKKFSWNTNLNFSLNRNKVLDLNGEFQRFVGQSSTSIFPGATGATSVLRVGEPIGSFFGYQFLGIWQTPEEITASGITNVVRPGDPRYADLNGDKKIDANDRTIIGRAQPKFIYGITNGFNFGPVGLNIFIQGVQGSDVLNLNRYELESGFTTTNKLATVVNRWTGPGTSNTIPKANSVVRRNTGITSDIVENGSFVRLKTATISFKLPLPETVTGTVKSASIYVTGQNLITITKYSGYDPEVNSFGNSGLSLNTDYNAFPSTRTFIAGVKIGF, from the coding sequence ATGAACAGAATTCGCCTCTTTTTGATGCTACTCGCATCCGTAATTGCCCTGACCGCGCAAGGGCAGACCCGACAAGTGACAGGCAGGGTATTCAGCGGCACTGATAAGTCGCCTCTACCTGGCGTCTCGGTAGTGTTAAAAGGAACGACAACGGCCACGGCCACTGACAACGACGGCAAGTTTACGCTTGCCGTTCCTGCTTCCGGCGATGGGGTGCTGGTGTTCTCATCCATTGGGTACGATGCCACGGAAGCCCGCCTCGGCAGTGGCTCGACGGTAGACGTGACGCTGAAAGAAAAAACCACAGCCCTGAATGATGTGGTGGTGGTTGGGTACGGTACCCAGCGCAAGCGCGACGTAACCGGCTCCGTGGCCTCGGTCACGGCCGAGCAGGTGGCCGAAACGCCTATCGCGCGGGCCGACCAGATTTTGCAGGGCCGCGTGAGCGGCGTGCAGGTGACGCAAACCAACTCGGAGCCGGGCGGCAACGTCTCGATCCGGATTCGCGGTACGAACTCCATTAATTCCGGCAACGAGCCGCTGTTTGTGGTAGACGGCTTTCCGGGCGCCGGCGATCTCAACTCCATCAACCCCAGCGACATCGAATCGATTGAGGTACTGAAAGATGCCTCGGCTACGGCCATTTACGGCAGCCGCGGCGCCAACGGCGTTGTGATTATCACTACCAAAAAAGGCAAGGCCGGAAAGAACACCATCAGCTTTGAGGCTTATACCGGCATCAGCAACGTGCGCAAAAAGTACGATCTGATGAACGCGCCGCAATTTGCCAGCTACCTGAACGATGTTCAGACGCTCAACAATCTGGAAAACAAGACGACCACGGCGCTGCCCTACACCCAGCAGCAGATTGCCGCCATGGATAAAGGCACCGATTGGCAGGATGCCATTTTCCGGCAGGGTCGGATGAGCAACTACCAACTGGGCTTTAACGGCGGCAACGAAGACACACGCTACAACCTGAGCTTCAACTACTTCGATCAGCAGGGCATCATTCTGAACTCCGGCTTCCAGCGCGGCTCGGTGCGCCTAAACCTGGATAAGAAGGTGAGCAACAAGATCAACGTTACATTTTCGAGCCAGATTTCCCGCACGCTCCAGAAGATCACGTCGGTGAACACCAACGGCGGCAGCAACGGCGGCGTGGTGCTGGATGCCTTGCGTTTCAGCCCCATTCAGCCCGTGAAGGATGCCAACGGCGATTATACTTTCCAGAACCAGCCGCTGCCGGCAGTAGAGATTGCCGGCAACCCGGTTGCCTACGCCAAAGGTTCGCGCGACAACCTGACCACCTTGCGGGGCTTGCTCAACTTGGCTGGCGAATACCAGATCATTGAAGGTCTGAAGCTGCGGATCGCGGCGGGCGCTGACTTGTTCAACAACCAGCGCAATCAGTACATCCCGTCCACGGTGTATGTGGGCCAGAACACGAACGGTTCGGCCACGAAAGCTTCGGTAAACAACTACAGCTGGCTCAACGAAAATACGCTGACCTACGACCGCAAGCTCAACGAAAACAATGCCCTGAACGTGGTCGCGGGTCTGACCTTCCAGCAGTTTGTAAATGAGAACTACAGTGCTTCGGCTAATAACTTCTTTACCAACGCATTAGGAAGCGACAACATTGGCATTGGGGCCAACGTGCTGACGCCGGTTTCGGGCAAGAATGCCAACACGCTGGCTTCGTATTTCGGGCGCGTCAACTACCGCCTGTTTGAGCGCTACCTGTTCACGTTTACGATGCGTGCCGACGGCTCCTCGCGTTTCGGTCCTAACAATAAGTGGGGCTATTTCCCTTCGGCGGCCTTTGCGTATCGCGTTATTGATGAGCCATTTATGCAGGGCATCACCAGCATCAGCGACCTGAAGCTGCGGGCTAGCTATGGCATCACCGGCAACCAGGAAATCGGCTCTTATCAGTCGCTGGGTCGCTACGGCCTGAATGCTTACACCTCGGGCACCACGCGTTTGGTGGGCTTGTCGGCTTCTAACATCCCAAACCCCGACCTGAGCTGGGAATCAACGGCCGCTTCCGACTTCGGCGTTGACATCGCCTTCCTGAAAAATCGCATCAGCGTAACGGCTGACTACTACTTCAAGAAGACCAAGGATCTGCTGTTGCAGGTGTCCGTTCCGCAGACTTCGGGCTTCTCCAACATTCTGCAAAACGCGGGCAGTGTGCAGAATAAAGGCTTCGAGTTTTCGCTGAACACGGTAAACTTCGACAGCAAGAAATTCTCTTGGAACACCAACCTCAACTTCTCGCTCAACCGCAACAAAGTTCTTGACCTGAACGGTGAATTCCAGCGCTTTGTGGGCCAGTCGAGCACCAGCATTTTCCCCGGCGCCACGGGCGCTACCAGCGTACTGCGCGTCGGCGAGCCGATCGGTTCGTTCTTCGGCTACCAATTCTTGGGCATCTGGCAAACGCCAGAGGAGATCACCGCCAGCGGCATCACCAACGTGGTGCGCCCCGGCGACCCACGCTACGCCGACCTGAACGGGGACAAGAAGATTGACGCCAACGACCGCACCATCATCGGGCGGGCCCAGCCGAAGTTTATTTACGGCATCACCAACGGCTTCAATTTCGGGCCCGTAGGGCTGAACATCTTCATTCAGGGGGTGCAGGGTTCGGACGTACTGAACCTAAACCGCTACGAACTGGAATCGGGCTTTACGACGACCAATAAGCTGGCAACGGTGGTAAATCGCTGGACCGGCCCCGGCACCAGCAACACCATTCCGAAGGCCAACAGCGTGGTGCGCCGCAACACTGGCATCACCAGCGACATCGTAGAGAACGGCAGCTTCGTGCGCCTCAAAACGGCCACCATCTCCTTTAAGCTGCCCCTGCCCGAGACCGTAACGGGTACCGTGAAATCGGCCAGCATCTATGTGACCGGCCAGAACCTGATCACGATTACCAAATACTCCGGTTACGACCCCGAAGTCAACTCGTTTGGCAACTCCGGCTTGAGCCTAAACACCGACTATAACGCCTTCCCGAGCACCCGCACATTCATTGCCGGTGTGAAGATCGGATTCTAA
- a CDS encoding glycoside hydrolase family 88 protein: MIQTFKPALVLLLLLLSGEALFAQPTTSGVPVERVVALAEKQYLAYIQHYPDSTQHPRSTKEDGSILLTSSRNWTSGFFAGSLWYVARFTGQEAWRRRAAAWTETLEAEKNVTITHDLGFILYSSYGQGFQQTHNPKYRDVLLQASATLSRRFSPVVGAIRSWDFPQYSYPVIVDNLMNLEMLLWASKASGDSTFARIAKSHANTDLRYRFRKDNSSYHVLDFDPATGKLLRQMTHQGFADNSCWARGQGWAIYGYTMLYRETGNTKYLQAATRAANYFIKQTNKIADHIPYWDFNDNAIPQVPRDASAAAVAASGMLELSKYAKGGKKYYSAAVTMLTSLCSDTYLAAPGTNNYFLLKHSTGNKPSKSEVDAPLAYADYYFLEALWRYKSYSTLTLK, encoded by the coding sequence ATGATTCAGACTTTCAAACCTGCGCTAGTGCTGTTGTTGCTATTGCTTTCGGGCGAAGCGTTGTTTGCCCAGCCGACAACAAGCGGGGTGCCGGTCGAGCGCGTTGTTGCGCTGGCAGAAAAGCAGTATCTGGCTTATATCCAGCATTATCCGGATAGCACCCAACACCCCCGCAGCACAAAAGAAGACGGCTCGATTCTGCTGACTTCTTCACGCAACTGGACCAGCGGCTTTTTCGCCGGCAGCCTGTGGTACGTGGCCCGCTTCACGGGGCAAGAGGCCTGGCGCCGCCGCGCCGCCGCCTGGACCGAAACGCTCGAAGCCGAAAAAAACGTGACCATCACTCACGATTTAGGGTTTATCCTGTACTCGTCGTATGGACAGGGCTTCCAGCAAACGCACAACCCTAAGTACCGGGACGTGCTGTTGCAGGCCTCGGCTACGCTGTCGCGGCGGTTCAGTCCGGTGGTGGGCGCCATTCGTTCCTGGGATTTTCCGCAGTATTCGTATCCCGTGATCGTCGACAACCTCATGAACCTGGAAATGCTGCTGTGGGCGTCGAAGGCGAGCGGGGATTCTACCTTTGCTCGTATCGCTAAATCGCACGCTAACACCGACTTGCGCTACCGGTTTCGGAAGGATAACAGCAGCTACCACGTACTGGATTTTGACCCGGCCACTGGCAAACTGCTCCGGCAAATGACCCATCAGGGCTTTGCCGATAACTCGTGCTGGGCGCGCGGGCAGGGGTGGGCCATTTATGGGTACACGATGCTCTACCGCGAAACCGGCAACACCAAATACTTGCAGGCCGCCACCCGCGCGGCCAATTATTTCATCAAGCAGACCAACAAAATCGCCGACCACATTCCCTATTGGGATTTCAACGATAACGCCATTCCGCAGGTGCCGCGCGATGCTTCGGCCGCGGCTGTAGCGGCATCCGGAATGTTGGAGTTGAGCAAGTACGCTAAGGGAGGAAAGAAGTATTATAGCGCTGCGGTTACAATGCTAACCAGCTTGTGCTCCGATACATACCTGGCCGCGCCCGGCACCAATAATTACTTTCTCCTCAAGCACAGCACCGGTAACAAACCCTCCAAATCGGAGGTGGATGCCCCCTTGGCGTACGCCGATTATTACTTCCTGGAAGCGCTGTGGCGCTACAAAAGCTACTCGACTCTAACCCTTAAGTAA
- a CDS encoding family 1 glycosylhydrolase: MTPQFLFATGIENSNPTIQGGKVRVDEMEKCGHYEHWRTDFDLVQELGISFLRYGPPIHTTFLGPGKYDWTFADKTFNDLRRRDIVPIVDLCHFGVPDWIGNFQNPDFPVLFAGYACDFAKRYPWVQLYTPVNEMYICAEFSALFGWWNEQLHSDQSFVTALKNIVKANVLAMRAIAKVRPDSIFIQSESSEYFHAENPAAIRPAELMNSRRFLSLDLNYGRRVDSEMYEYLMDNGMTREEYHFFLKNNLKHQCIMGNDYYRTNEHRVCADGTTRAAGEVFGYHVITRQYHDRYRLPVMHTETNLWQGPCGDEAVNWLWKEWANVLRVRNDGVPIVGFTWYSLTDQVDWDTALRENNGKVNPLGLFDLDRKIRPVGEAYKQLIKDWRQVLPAQSVCLQVPIIMPSESNEEWAQEKQDQAQKAQQDHSTAPANVASVEP; this comes from the coding sequence ATGACACCTCAATTCCTCTTTGCCACGGGCATCGAAAACAGCAATCCCACGATTCAGGGCGGCAAAGTCCGCGTGGATGAGATGGAAAAATGCGGCCATTACGAACACTGGCGCACCGATTTCGACCTGGTGCAGGAGTTGGGCATTTCGTTTCTGCGCTACGGCCCGCCCATTCACACCACGTTTCTGGGACCCGGCAAATACGACTGGACTTTTGCGGACAAAACCTTTAACGACCTGCGTCGGCGCGACATCGTGCCCATCGTGGACTTGTGCCACTTCGGGGTGCCCGACTGGATTGGCAATTTCCAAAACCCCGATTTTCCAGTTCTGTTCGCGGGGTATGCCTGCGATTTTGCGAAGCGCTACCCGTGGGTACAACTCTACACGCCTGTCAATGAGATGTACATCTGCGCGGAGTTTTCGGCGTTGTTTGGGTGGTGGAATGAGCAGCTCCACTCCGACCAGAGCTTTGTAACGGCACTCAAGAATATCGTGAAAGCCAACGTGTTGGCTATGCGCGCCATTGCCAAAGTGCGCCCCGATTCCATCTTTATCCAGAGCGAATCGTCGGAATATTTTCACGCCGAAAACCCGGCCGCCATCCGACCTGCGGAGCTAATGAACTCCCGCCGGTTTTTGTCGCTCGACCTGAACTACGGCCGCCGCGTCGATTCGGAGATGTACGAATACCTGATGGACAATGGCATGACGCGCGAGGAATACCACTTCTTTCTGAAGAACAACCTCAAGCACCAGTGCATCATGGGCAACGACTACTACCGCACCAACGAGCACCGTGTGTGTGCCGACGGCACTACTCGCGCCGCAGGCGAAGTATTTGGCTATCACGTTATTACGCGCCAATACCACGACCGCTACCGGCTGCCCGTCATGCACACCGAAACCAACTTGTGGCAGGGTCCCTGCGGCGACGAGGCCGTAAATTGGCTCTGGAAAGAATGGGCCAACGTACTACGCGTACGCAACGACGGTGTGCCCATCGTGGGCTTTACGTGGTACTCCCTCACCGATCAGGTGGATTGGGATACGGCGCTGCGCGAAAACAACGGCAAGGTCAATCCCTTGGGTCTCTTCGATTTAGACCGTAAAATTCGACCCGTTGGGGAAGCCTATAAGCAGTTGATCAAGGACTGGCGGCAGGTGTTGCCGGCCCAAAGCGTGTGCCTGCAAGTGCCCATCATCATGCCCAGCGAAAGCAACGAAGAATGGGCGCAGGAAAAACAAGACCAAGCCCAAAAAGCTCAGCAAGACCACTCGACGGCACCAGCCAATGTAGCGTCAGTCGAACCATAA
- a CDS encoding LacI family DNA-binding transcriptional regulator → MSDSYEVSQETKDRVRALAQQLNYEPNPYASSLRRQRSKTIGVVIPEVANNFFSLAINGIEEIARYNGYHVLIYLTHDDYSRELSIAQHLASGRADGILMSVASESLDFSHLDILKTKNVPLVFFDRVCEEIATANVTTDDYDSGYKATEHLISVGCRSIAYLLVSSNLSIGQKRMQGYLDALRDHGLAADADLVVNGGNEHEQNVALIKALLQRRPDIDGLFASVESLAMSSYQACQDLQLSIPQDIKIISFSNLEIAALLGPSLTTITQPAYDIGKEAAKILFQAITKNRPVLPSHSVELKSELIVRGSTTVAYKPTPTANQPTEAS, encoded by the coding sequence TTGAGCGATAGCTACGAAGTCTCGCAGGAAACCAAAGATCGGGTGCGCGCACTGGCGCAACAGCTTAATTATGAGCCCAATCCGTACGCCAGCAGCTTGCGGCGGCAGCGCAGCAAAACCATTGGGGTAGTCATCCCAGAGGTTGCCAACAACTTTTTCTCGCTGGCAATCAACGGCATAGAGGAGATTGCCCGCTACAACGGCTACCATGTACTCATCTACCTCACCCACGACGACTACAGCCGCGAGCTCTCCATTGCCCAACATTTGGCCAGCGGCCGCGCCGACGGCATTTTGATGTCGGTGGCCAGCGAAAGCCTGGACTTCTCGCACCTCGACATCCTGAAGACCAAGAACGTACCTCTCGTTTTCTTCGATCGGGTGTGCGAAGAGATTGCCACCGCCAACGTAACCACCGACGACTACGACAGCGGCTATAAGGCCACGGAGCACCTGATTTCGGTGGGCTGCCGATCGATAGCTTACTTATTGGTATCCAGCAACTTATCCATTGGCCAGAAACGCATGCAAGGCTACCTCGATGCCTTGCGCGATCACGGCTTGGCCGCCGACGCCGACCTTGTAGTGAACGGCGGCAACGAGCACGAGCAGAACGTAGCCCTCATCAAGGCATTGTTGCAGCGCCGGCCGGATATCGACGGTCTTTTTGCTTCGGTAGAAAGCCTTGCCATGAGCAGCTACCAAGCCTGCCAGGATTTGCAACTCTCTATTCCACAAGACATTAAAATCATCAGCTTTTCCAACCTGGAAATTGCGGCGTTGCTGGGCCCATCTCTCACTACCATCACCCAACCTGCCTACGACATTGGCAAGGAGGCCGCTAAAATACTGTTTCAGGCCATCACCAAAAACAGACCGGTTTTGCCAAGTCACAGCGTCGAGCTGAAATCGGAGCTTATCGTAAGGGGCTCTACCACAGTTGCTTACAAACCAACTCCTACAGCTAATCAACCTACCGAGGCCAGCTAA
- a CDS encoding mechanosensitive ion channel family protein: protein MVHDLQRVLSDYWEQFLYLAPKLLIALVVVSLTIFIANRISTVVGRRLQRQSHDALLAEFLTRLSKWVLLLAGVLLAMQVVGMSGVVTGLVAGAGLSAFIVGFALKDIAENFLAGVVLAFNRPFRIHDTVQIKDLLGHVEALNLRTTLIKTFDGKHIYLPNAMVLREPLVNFTRDGYIRQDFLVSLDYSPDPNPDRAIDLIINYVNSKKDVASTEEHVNYITLEKSTGTTADLRVYFWTFSEDYRRQVLELKSDLMKEIRSKLLEAGFAQPATVQ from the coding sequence ATGGTTCACGACTTGCAACGCGTACTTTCTGATTACTGGGAACAGTTCTTATACCTGGCACCCAAGCTGTTAATTGCTTTAGTAGTAGTATCGCTGACGATATTTATTGCCAACCGCATCAGTACGGTGGTGGGCCGGCGGCTCCAGCGGCAGTCGCACGACGCATTGCTGGCCGAATTTCTGACCCGCCTGAGCAAGTGGGTGCTGTTGCTGGCCGGGGTGCTGCTGGCCATGCAGGTGGTCGGCATGTCGGGAGTGGTGACGGGGCTGGTGGCGGGCGCCGGCCTCTCGGCATTCATCGTGGGCTTCGCTCTGAAAGACATCGCCGAAAACTTTCTGGCGGGCGTGGTGCTGGCGTTCAATAGGCCCTTTCGCATCCACGACACGGTGCAAATCAAGGACTTACTGGGCCATGTGGAGGCGCTCAACCTACGCACCACGCTTATCAAAACGTTCGACGGTAAGCATATCTATCTGCCCAATGCCATGGTGCTGCGCGAGCCGCTCGTCAACTTCACCCGCGACGGCTACATCCGGCAGGATTTCCTGGTGAGCCTCGACTACAGCCCCGACCCCAACCCCGACCGGGCTATTGACTTGATTATCAACTATGTCAATAGTAAAAAAGATGTCGCCAGCACCGAGGAGCACGTCAATTACATCACCCTCGAAAAAAGCACTGGCACCACCGCCGACCTGCGCGTGTATTTCTGGACATTTTCGGAAGACTACCGTCGGCAAGTGCTTGAGCTCAAAAGCGACCTGATGAAAGAGATCCGAAGCAAGCTGCTAGAAGCCGGTTTTGCTCAGCCGGCTACGGTGCAGTAA
- a CDS encoding RagB/SusD family nutrient uptake outer membrane protein: protein MKKKIILLGICSLGLFSSCEKFLEEKPYDFLTGTNFYQNESDAIAGLNGVFSTMQAQTHYGRTVWLVTELPGEYMAVVGATTGDRAELSRYSYTANNGEITFWWVNTYRMISRANDVIEKVPPISMDEARKNNILGNAYFLRALGYFELVRSFGDVPLILNPVKGPNDDLRPARTAKAQVYEQIIADLKFAETNCLKENQIVAGNKGRVSSGAAAAMLAKVYLTRGSSADAKSTDNQDALAACNRVIDSNLYSLSPVYGDVFLPDKENGPEHIFSVQFDLPPNIGNIIVRQNLPAALGGFASFTAEDSFVNSYAPNDVRKDWNLSNKAGTATLPQYYFNKFRDDRRIGNDSRVNWLITRFADVLLMQSEALNNLNAGDVTKYQGINKVRARAGVAPLPLTATSKDAFVDLLVKERAWELCDEGHRRYDLIRLNRLKQIEKATFNRDIDDNHLLFPIPQSEIVLNSNLTQNPGF, encoded by the coding sequence ATGAAAAAGAAGATAATTCTTCTCGGCATATGTTCGCTTGGGCTTTTCTCTTCCTGCGAGAAATTTCTGGAGGAAAAGCCCTATGATTTCCTGACGGGTACCAACTTTTACCAAAACGAAAGCGACGCCATTGCTGGCCTCAACGGCGTGTTCAGCACGATGCAGGCCCAGACGCACTACGGCCGCACGGTGTGGCTGGTCACGGAGCTGCCCGGTGAATACATGGCTGTGGTAGGCGCTACCACAGGCGACCGTGCCGAGCTTAGCCGCTATTCCTACACCGCCAACAACGGCGAGATAACGTTCTGGTGGGTAAATACTTACCGCATGATCAGTCGGGCCAACGACGTGATCGAGAAGGTGCCGCCCATCAGCATGGACGAGGCCCGCAAAAACAACATTCTGGGCAATGCCTACTTCCTGCGCGCGCTGGGTTACTTTGAACTAGTGCGCAGCTTCGGCGACGTCCCCCTGATTTTGAACCCCGTGAAGGGGCCCAACGACGACCTGCGGCCGGCCCGTACGGCCAAGGCGCAGGTATACGAGCAGATCATTGCCGACCTGAAATTCGCGGAAACGAACTGCCTGAAAGAGAACCAGATCGTAGCGGGCAACAAAGGCCGCGTTTCCAGCGGTGCGGCGGCGGCCATGTTGGCCAAAGTCTACCTGACCCGCGGCAGCTCTGCCGATGCCAAAAGCACTGACAACCAAGATGCTTTGGCGGCCTGCAACCGCGTAATCGACTCCAACCTGTACAGCTTGTCGCCGGTGTATGGCGACGTGTTTTTGCCGGACAAGGAAAACGGCCCGGAACACATTTTTTCCGTGCAGTTCGACCTGCCGCCGAACATCGGCAACATTATCGTGCGGCAAAACTTACCGGCGGCACTGGGCGGTTTTGCTTCGTTTACGGCCGAAGATTCCTTCGTGAATTCCTACGCCCCGAACGATGTGCGCAAAGACTGGAATCTGAGCAACAAAGCCGGTACCGCTACGCTGCCCCAGTATTACTTCAACAAGTTCCGCGACGACCGCCGCATCGGCAACGACTCGCGCGTTAACTGGCTCATCACCCGCTTTGCCGACGTGCTCCTGATGCAATCAGAAGCCTTGAATAACCTGAATGCGGGCGATGTCACTAAGTATCAGGGTATCAATAAGGTACGGGCGCGGGCCGGCGTGGCTCCGCTGCCCCTGACGGCTACGAGCAAAGACGCTTTCGTGGATCTGCTGGTGAAGGAGCGGGCTTGGGAGCTCTGCGACGAAGGCCATCGCCGCTACGACCTGATCCGGCTGAACCGCCTGAAGCAGATCGAGAAAGCCACGTTCAACCGCGACATCGACGACAACCACTTGCTGTTCCCGATTCCGCAATCCGAGATCGTGCTCAACTCCAATCTGACACAAAATCCTGGTTTCTAA
- a CDS encoding alginate lyase family protein encodes MRGIRRLGWVVVLLLQAVAMAGYAAPASPFLLLEASQMAAYKAAYAKGSASEVKQVKALLAEADQVLATGPYAVTFKKQLPPSGNKHDYMSQAPYWWPDPTKPDGKPYIQKDGLKNPESTNLKDSESLTKVCEGVKALGLAYYFTGEEKYAARASKLLRVFFLDADTRMNPNLSFGQGIPGMADGRSYGIIESRHLTEIPDALALMNGAKSIDANLVSGLKSWYKQFTQWLLTSQIGREEGNNKNNHGTFYDVQVVDYLLFTGDKAQAKQHLENQTVPRLASQIEPDGSQPLELARTRPWNYTTMNLQGWVELALLAPKAGVDLWHYATSDGRGLRQAVAWFRPYLLQQKKMERPDVAPTNNNTILALYNHAGRIYPELEVAKVFALYPDYVRVPWAF; translated from the coding sequence ATGCGCGGAATACGAAGGCTTGGCTGGGTGGTGGTACTGCTGTTGCAAGCCGTTGCGATGGCAGGGTATGCCGCCCCCGCAAGCCCGTTTCTGCTGCTTGAGGCCTCGCAGATGGCCGCTTACAAAGCGGCTTATGCAAAGGGTAGCGCCTCGGAAGTAAAGCAGGTAAAAGCGCTTTTGGCTGAGGCTGATCAAGTCTTGGCTACTGGCCCTTACGCAGTTACCTTCAAGAAGCAACTGCCGCCCAGCGGCAACAAACACGATTACATGTCGCAGGCTCCGTATTGGTGGCCCGACCCCACCAAGCCCGACGGAAAACCATACATCCAGAAGGACGGCCTGAAAAACCCGGAATCGACTAACCTGAAGGACAGCGAGAGCCTGACGAAAGTCTGCGAGGGCGTAAAGGCCTTAGGGCTAGCGTATTATTTTACCGGCGAAGAAAAATACGCAGCGCGCGCAAGCAAGCTGCTCCGCGTGTTTTTTCTGGATGCCGACACCCGGATGAACCCAAATCTGAGTTTTGGGCAAGGCATTCCGGGCATGGCGGATGGGCGCAGCTATGGCATCATCGAAAGCCGGCATCTGACGGAAATTCCGGATGCCTTGGCCCTTATGAACGGCGCCAAAAGCATCGATGCCAACCTGGTGAGCGGCCTGAAAAGCTGGTATAAGCAGTTCACGCAATGGCTACTGACCAGCCAGATCGGCCGCGAGGAAGGCAACAATAAAAATAACCACGGTACATTTTACGATGTGCAAGTGGTTGATTATCTATTATTTACAGGTGACAAAGCTCAGGCAAAGCAACACCTTGAAAATCAGACCGTTCCGCGGTTGGCTTCCCAGATAGAGCCCGATGGCTCGCAGCCTTTGGAGCTAGCCCGCACCCGGCCCTGGAACTACACCACCATGAATTTGCAGGGCTGGGTAGAGCTGGCCTTGCTTGCCCCGAAAGCCGGCGTGGATTTGTGGCACTATGCAACCTCCGACGGCCGCGGCTTGCGCCAGGCCGTAGCATGGTTTCGGCCGTATTTATTGCAGCAAAAAAAGATGGAGCGGCCGGACGTTGCGCCTACTAACAATAACACCATTCTGGCTCTCTACAACCACGCCGGCCGCATTTATCCGGAGTTGGAAGTCGCCAAAGTATTCGCCCTTTATCCCGATTACGTCAGGGTTCCCTGGGCCTTCTGA
- a CDS encoding SDR family oxidoreductase, producing MNDSFSLREKVIVVTGGTGILGDSFVNGIVAAGGAVGILGRNAEVAHARADAITRQGGRAVALVADVLQEAELVAARELLLSTFGRIDGLVNGAGGNAPDGVLDPAEDVFKLNIAGMQRVMNLNLWGTIIPTQVFGPALAASGKGSIVNISSMNSKRAITKVLGYNMGKAAVDCYTQWFAVEMANRYGDKLRMNALAPGFFLTEQNRSLLTTPEGGFTPRGELVIRQTPFKRFGQPDELQGALVWLLSDASQFVTGSMVCVDGGFSIFGGV from the coding sequence ATGAACGACAGCTTTTCCTTGCGCGAGAAAGTAATCGTGGTGACCGGTGGCACGGGCATCCTGGGCGATTCGTTTGTCAACGGCATTGTGGCCGCGGGCGGGGCCGTGGGCATCTTGGGCCGCAACGCCGAGGTCGCCCACGCGCGGGCCGACGCCATTACCCGCCAAGGGGGCCGGGCGGTGGCCTTGGTCGCCGATGTGTTGCAGGAAGCCGAGTTGGTGGCCGCCCGCGAGCTGCTGCTCAGCACCTTCGGCCGGATTGACGGGCTGGTCAACGGGGCCGGCGGCAACGCGCCCGACGGCGTGCTGGACCCGGCCGAAGACGTGTTCAAGCTGAACATTGCCGGCATGCAGCGGGTGATGAACCTGAACCTGTGGGGCACGATTATCCCCACGCAGGTCTTCGGGCCGGCCCTGGCCGCGTCGGGCAAGGGCAGCATCGTGAACATCTCGTCCATGAATTCGAAGCGCGCCATCACCAAGGTGCTGGGCTACAACATGGGCAAGGCCGCTGTGGATTGCTACACCCAGTGGTTTGCCGTGGAAATGGCCAATCGCTACGGCGACAAGCTGCGCATGAACGCCTTGGCCCCCGGATTTTTCCTGACCGAGCAAAACCGCAGCTTGCTGACCACGCCGGAAGGCGGCTTCACGCCGCGCGGGGAACTGGTCATTCGCCAGACGCCCTTCAAGCGCTTTGGCCAGCCCGACGAGCTGCAAGGGGCGTTGGTGTGGCTCCTGAGCGACGCGTCGCAATTTGTCACCGGCTCGATGGTCTGCGTCGACGGCGGGTTTTCCATCTTTGGGGGCGTTTAA